The Coffea arabica cultivar ET-39 chromosome 8e, Coffea Arabica ET-39 HiFi, whole genome shotgun sequence genome window below encodes:
- the LOC113703336 gene encoding uncharacterized protein yields the protein MGENHQQQPVFSANQSHQYNHQQPYIFQETQNFQTIPDFFHYHHHVQALLQQQRRLQDQLQQCVLGQENVVSTSATTAAVAGNNIRPSVSFFPLNFKPPDLNENITSSKNGGLDDDGSEDDLFRRNSAAAAALAMASPHYCWQNQEDSATAIRQPFWKPLCTNISDGNNNSQDKEVRPEMHQNKYYKSSEDTEQMNSSLENSKNRLFGELESICRSASVASEANKTGGASAGNLATTFSTCLPITLHKHNTNAGATAAAAAIGHCHDGSESFSGHEAPVAVVSKNKKRKKLNDELSSMAIFFEGLVHQLMDHQEALHSNFMNAIERLDKERREREDAWRRQELEKLEQDMAARARERALASSREASIVSYLEKITGQSIKLPPRNHPSDFQPAMISSGAMNGELSPSTSKVCRDHLSINMTSRRWPKAEVEALIQIRSSLEQKFQRPGIKGPLWEQISNSMASMGFQRSAKRCKEKWENINKYFKKSRENAKQCRKKFKTCQYFDQLDQLHSKSQLANGGSYSCSSSSEHQAKPNNENQLPNPIEGLVPARNFRQGEFYCIPSMNVSEEEEEEEGEDGNVDYPDEGD from the exons ATGGGAGAGAACCATCAACAGCAGCCAGTGTTTTCTGCGAACCAAAGTCACCAATACAACCACCAACAACCGTACATCTTTCAAGAAACTCAAAACTTCCAAACGATCCCAGATTTTTTCCACTATCATCATCATGTTCAAGCTCTTTTGCAGCAGCAAAGGAGGCTGCAGGACCAGCTGCAGCAGTGTGTTTTAGGTCAAGAAAATGTTGTTAGTACTAGTGCCACCACGGCTGCGGTTGCCGGCAACAATATCAGGCCCTCAGTTTCATTTTTCCCGCTGAACTTCAAGCCGCCGGATCTCAATGAGAATATTACTAGTAGTAAAAATGGAGGTTTGGATGATGATGGATCAGAAGATGATTTGTTTAGACGGAAtagtgctgctgctgctgccttGGCTATGGCATCCCCACATTATTGTTGGCAAAATCAAGAAGATTCTGCTACTGCTATTAGACAACCTTTTTG GAAGCCTCTGTGCACCAACATCTCGGATGGGAATAATAACTCACAGGACAAAGAAGTGCGGCCGGAAATGCACCAAAACAAATACTACAAGTCTTCCGAAGATACTGAGCAAATGAATAGTTCTTTAGAGAACAGTAAGAATAGACTCTTTGGTGAGCTTGAATCAATTTGCAGAAGTGCCTCAGTTGCTAGTGAGGCTAATAAAACTGGTGGTGCCTCTGCTGGAAACTTGGCTACAACATTCAGTACCTGCTTGCCTATCACTCTACACAAACATAACACCAATGCTGGCGCCACTGCTGCTGCGGCTGCCATTGGGCATTGTCATGACGGTTCTGAGTCATTTAGTGGTCATGAAGCGCCCGTAGCTGTGGTTTCaaagaacaagaaaaggaagaagttGAACGATGAATTGAGTTCGATGGCCATATTTTTTGAGGGCTTGGTGCATCAGCTCATGGACCACCAGGAGGCTCTTCACAGTAATTTTATGAATgcaattgagagattagataaagaaagaagggaaagagAGGACGCTTGGAGGCGACAAGAATTAGAAAAACTTGAGCAAGACATGGCTGCCAGGGCCCGTGAACGGGCATTAGCTTCTAGTAGAGAGGCCTCCATTGTTTCATACTTGGAGAAAATCACTGGCCAAAGTATTAAACTTCCTCCTAGGAATCATCCCTCAGATTTCCAGCCGGCCATGATTTCTTCGGGAGCCATGAATGGCGAGCTCAGCCCCAGTACTAGCAAAGTCTGCAGGGATCATTTGAGTATAAACATGACCAGCAGGAGATGGCCTAAAGCTGAAGTGGAGGCATTGATTCAAATTCGAAGCAGCTTAGAGCAAAAGTTTCAAAGGCCGGGGATCAAAGGGCCTCTTTGGGAACAGATAAGCAATTCAATGGCGTCAATGGGATTTCAAAGGAGTGCCAAGAGATGCAAAgagaagtgggaaaacatcaacAAATACTTCAAGAAATCGCGAGAAAATGCGAAGCAATGTCGCAAGAAATTCAAGACTTGTCAGTACTTTGATCAGCTGGATCAACTCCACTCCAAGTCACAACTAGCTAATGGCGGTTCTTATTCTTGTAGCTCATCCTCAGAGCATCAGGCCAAGCCCAACAATGAAAATCAGCTTCCCAATCCGATTGAAGGCTTGGTTCCAGCCAGAAACTTCAGACAAGGTGAATTCTATTGTATTCCTAGTATGAATGTcagtgaagaagaagaagaagaagaaggagaagatgGTAATGTTGACTACCCTGATGAGGGAGACTGA